The following nucleotide sequence is from Halorussus caseinilyticus.
CGGGGAGCGACGAACCCCGACATCGACTCTATTGTGGTCACGGCCGTCGGCGGACCGAGCGCCGACGCGATACTGACCGAATCTACCGACGAGCGGCGAAGAAGCAATTTCGTATATCGTTATCTAGTTTACATCGGGGTCCGCCGTGGGGCGAGTTCCGGCGTCGTCGCCGGAACTCGCCGGACGACCGGCCGACTTTTATTCGCGCTCGCCCAACTCCGGCACATGAGCGACTTCGACCCCGAGAAGTTCGAGGACAAGTACGCCCACTACTTCAACGAACTCCAGAAGGCGTACAAGGACGCCTTCAACCACCTCAACGAGAAGTACGACTCGGAACTCATCCACGCCATCGACCAGCAGATTCTGAACGAGTCCGAACCCTTCTACGAGGGCGACGGCGAGTTCCGCGTCGAACTCCCCGAGAACCCCACCGAGCGCGTGCAGGGAATCGTCGTCGCCGACGAGAAACTCGAAGAGATGCTCGACATCTACGTCGCGGAAATCGAGACGGAACTCCGGCGCGTGTTCGGCTTCGAAGAGTGAGACCGCGGGGGCGGCCGACGGAATCGGAACTCCGGTAGGTACTCGAAGTCCGCTACGTCGCGCCGACGCCGGTATCGGGAGACACGTTCAGCTTTATTGGGACCGAGTAGAGTGAACGAATCATGGTAACGAATTACGAAATTAGCGATTCTTTCGCCGAAGAATACAGGGATACGGAGGAAAAGCAGTCGTATCCGACCCTCTCTTTCGTGATTCCGGTCAACAGCGACCCGCAGGTCGAACAGACGGTGCGGTCGATTCTGGACGCCGGGTACGATAACTGCGAGATAATCGTCGCAATCACGCCGACCACTGGGGAGACGATGGCTCTTCTCGAAGACTTACAGGAGGAGACCGACCTGTTGGAAGTCTACACCCAAGAGGAGTATCGGACGCCCGGCGGGAACCGCAACCGCGGCATCGAGGAAGCGACTGGCGATGTCGTCGTCTTCGCCGACTCGGACGTGACAATCGGCCCGCTGTTCCCGTGGAAAGTCGCGTACCTCTTCGAGTACTCGTCGGTCGATTATCTGGGGTTCTCGGTCGATTTAGAGGTCCAAGACGGCGAGAAGAACCTGTTCAACTGGTACGACAAGCACGTCCGATTCCCGGTGGAGTTCTACATGAACTACGCGCTGTTCTGCCCGACGCTCTGTCTGGCCGTCCGGGACGAACTCGTGGAAGACATCCAGTTCGAACCGTGGATACTCTCGGGCGAGGACATGGTGTTCGGGAAGCTAGCCGCCTACAAGAACTACGAGTTCGGCTTCTGTGACGACGCGGTGGTGAAACACCCGACGCGGAACACGTTCGAGGACATCGTGGGCGTCGGGGAGAAGACCGGGCGAGGTGCCTACCAGATGTACGCCCATCTCCCGGTGGACGTGTTCGAGACCGAATCTCGGCTACTGACCGCGAAGGCGTACACTCCCCGGTCGTTCGAGTATCTGAGCGACATCTGCGACGACTGGGACGAGTTACAGACCTACGAGAAGGTGCTGATTTGGCTCGTCTCCTATATCGAAATCCTCGCGCGGACGTGGGGGTACGCGCTACAGGCGAAAGACGACTTCAAGCACCGAGTCACGCAGTAGCGCCTATCACGAGTCGGACTCGCGTCGGGCCGCTTCGACGGTTCGTCGGAGTCCGTCGCGCCACGAGGTAGTCGGTTTCCAGTCGAGTAGCTCGGCGGCGTGCGACGGGTCGCCAACGAGATGGGACGCGGTTTGCTCGCACTCGGCGGCGTGGTCGTACGTCGGCCGAGCGTCCGCGCCGACGAGTTCGTAGATGTCGCCGACCATCTCCCCGGCGGTCATCCCGGTTCCGCCACAGACGTTGAACAGCATCCAGTCGTCGTCCGCGAGTCGGATGGTCGCGTTCAGCAGGGCATCAACGGCGTCCCCGACGAATACCGGGTCCCGTACGTGGTCCGTACATCGGACGCGAAACGACTCGTCTTCGAGTGCCGACGCGATGGCCGACGGTATCAAGCCGCCCGCGGGCGTCTGTCGCGGGCCGTAGACGAGAAACGGGACCGCGACTGCCACGGACAGGCCCTCATTCTCCGAGTACGACCGAGCGAGACGTTCCCCGGAGCGTTTCGAGGCGTCGTAGAGAGACGAGGCGGCGACCGGGTGTGACTCCGTTTTCGCGGTTCGCGTGTCGGCGTATCGGTAGGCGGAACTCGTGAACACGACGCCTTCGGCGTCGTGTTCGACTGCCTTCTCGAAGACGTTCTTCGTGCCCGTGACGTTCGTCTCGACCACCCCGGCGCTCTCGCCTCGGGAAGTCGTCTTGGCCGCGAGGTGATAGACGTACTCCGGTCGGGCCTCCCGAAAGCAGGTGTCGAGGAACTGCTCGTCGGTAACGTCGCCGACGTACCGGCGGTGGGGCGACTCCGGGAGCGATTGGGACGGTTCGCTGTGGTGAATCGAGTGGACTTCCGCGCCGACGCTAGACAGACGACTGGCGACGTGTCCGCCGAAAAATCCGCCCGCTCCGGTGACGAGGACCGTCCGCGACGAGAGTTCGTCGCCGACGCTCATTCGAGGCGGTCTTCGTACCACTGGGCGGTCCGTCCGAGACCGTCTTCGAGACTCGTCTCCGGTCGCCAGTCGAGCGACTGCTCGGCTTTCTCGGCGTCCACTCGCTGGTGGGTGATGTGGCCCTCGGCGGTCCCTTTCACCACCGGTTCGAGGTCGTCTTTCCCCATCACGTCGCCGACGAGCGAGACGAGTTCGAGGACGCTCGTCCCGGTTCCCGTCCCGAAGTTGAACGCCTCGCCAGCGACCGACCGGTTCTGCCGTCCGAGCGTCCGGTACGCGCTCACGGCGTCGTCGATGTAGAGATAGTCGCGCGTCGGCGACCCGTCGGACCGAATCACGGGCGCTTCGTCGTCCAGATACTTCCGTATCGTGCCGGGGACGATTCGACTGAAGTTCAGGTCGCCGGGACCGTAGATGTTGGAGCATCGCGTGACCGTGACCGGAACGTCGTAACTCGTGTGGTAGGTCCGGGCGATGCGGTCGGCGGCCATCTTCGAGACGGAGTAGGGCGCGTCCGGGGTGAGCGCCGTGTCCTCGGTGTAGGGCGGGTTCTCCATCGGCCCGTACGCCTTGTCGCTGGAGGCGACGACCACGCCGTCGGAGACGCCCTCGGACTCCCGAACCACGTCGAGGACGTTCCACGTCCCCTCGACGTTCGTGGAGAACGCTCGGGTCGGGTCGGCCTTCGCGTCGCCCACCAGCGACTCCGCGGCGAGGTGGTAAACGAGGTCGAAATCGTAGTCTGCGAACAGCGATTCGATGCTCTCGCGGTCTCGAACGTCGAGAATCTCGAAGTCGAGGCGGTCGCTCTCGGTGTTCAAGTCGCGTTCGGCGGGCACGGTGTCGATGTCGGTAGCGACCACGGTCGCACCGCGGGATTCGAGGTCCGACGCCAGATGCGCTCCGACGAACCCGGCGGCCCCCGTGACCAGCACCGTCTCGTCTCGCCAAAAGCTCATGGTTCACCTCCGAGCCACGGAAGGTCGTCTTTTTCGGTCGAAATTTTCCGGACTTTATCCAACCCCTTCCGGGTATCGACACCCTTGAAGAATCCGTCGTGGCGGTAGATGCCGAGTTCGCCTCGGTCCGCGAGTTCGTTGAGCGTGTCCTGTTCGAGTTCCCGGTCGGCCGACAGGGAGTCGAACACAGTCGTCTCGAAGACGAAGAATCCCACGTTGATGCGCTTGGAGGTGAGCGGTTTCTCCTGCACCGCCGAAACGCTGTCGCCGTCGGTTTCGAGGACGCCGAACGAACTCGGGGCTTTGACGCCCGTGACGGTTCCGACAGTCCCGTTCTCCTCGTGGTGTTCGACCAACTGCTCGACGTTCACGTCGGCCAGTCCGTCGCCGTAGGTCAGCAGGAATCGGTCGGCGTCGATGTGGTCTCGGACTTGGAGCAGTCGTTCGGACTTGCTGGTTTCGAGACCGGTGTCCACGAGCGTCACGTCCCAGTCGTTCGAACCGACGCCGCGGAACGTAGACGCCGAGGACAGTTCGACGCTCCCGCCGTCGGTGTACTCCCCCGCCAGTCCGCCGAAGTACTGCTCGAACGCCTCGCTCTTGTAGCCCAGACAGAGCACGAAGTCGTCGAACCCGTGCCGGGAGAAGTTCTCCATGATGTGATGGACGATTGGGTTCCCGTCGATTTCCAAGAGAGGTTTCGGCGTCTCGTCGGTCAACGGCCGAAGCCTTCGCCCTCTCCCCCCGCAGAGAAGAACGACAGGTAAGTCCGAATGTTTACGATTGGCCTCCGTTTCCGTCATATTGATGCAATAGATAGCAGGACAATTTTAACTCTTTCGGAGAATTGTATAATTTCCAACTCGGATAGCTGTCGTTTCGGAGAGAAGATTAGTCCGTAGGCGGGTCGCGTTCCGGTCGCTCGTCTCGAATCCAGTTCCGACCGCCGGTCACGAGTTCCGGCGTTCGGGGGCGAGCGAACCGTATTTTTCCCGGTCGTTCGTACCGAAACTACTTATGATACGGGTCGTAGACGAGCAAGTGTGACTCGGAACGACCTCCCACCAATCGGACTCGGGACTGCCGGAAACGTCGGCCACGAGCAGTGTGCAGAGACGGTTCGGATGGGTCTCGAAGCGGGGTACCGACACGTCGATACGGCGCAGATGTACGACAACGAGGCGGCGGTCGGCGACGGACTCGACGCCGCAGATGTCCCCCGGTCGGAGGTGTCCGTCGCGACCAAAGTCCACCCCGAAAATCTGGGGTACGAGGCGGTTCACCGCTCGGCGGCCGAGAGCGCGGACCGCCTCGGCGTCGATACCATCGACGTGTTGTACGTCCACTGGCCCGCGGGTGCCTACCACCCCGAGGAGACGCTCCGGGCGTTCGACGAGTTGTTCGAGGAGGGCGCGATTGGCGGGGTCGGTCTCTGCAACTTCACCGCTCCGTTGCTCCGGGAGGCGTTGGACCGACTCGACGCGCCGGTCGTCGCCCACCAAGTCGAGTGCCACCCGCTCCTGCCCCAAGACCGCCTCTACGCGTTCTCCCGGAAGTACGACCACGCGCTCGTCGCGTACGCTCCGCTCGCCCAGACGATGATTTTCGACCACCCGGCCGTCGAGTCGATTGCGGCCGAACGCGACCTGACGCCAGCGCAGGTGTGTCTGGCGTGGCTTCACGGCCGAGAAGGAGTCGTCCCGATTCCGAAATCGACCGGACGCGACCACCTCGAAGAGAACTTCGCGTCCCTCGATGTCGAGTTGCCGCCGAGCGCGCGCCAGCGACTGGACGGCATCGAGGCGAGAGCGCGGGTCATCGACCCGCATTACGCGCCGTGGAAGTGAGTCACTTCGCGGCGACGACGAACTTCTCGTCTGACTGCTCGGACCCCATCTCGTTCCGGCGTCGGTGAAGCGTCGATACCTCGAAACCGCACTCCGAGAGCGTCTCGCAGATGCTGTCGGCGGTTTCGTCGCCGAAAATCTTCCCCTCGTGGAGTTCCAGATAGACGCGGCGACACTCGTCGTCGCGGAGGGTCGCTTCGAGACCCTCGATTACGTACCCCTCCGCGCCCTCAACGTCGATTTTGAGTACGCTCGGCGTCCCGTCGAGGTACCTCGAAATCATCTCGTCGCCGTCGAGCATCGGCACCGTGACCTCCCCCTCGCCGAGCGACGCCATGTCGTCGATTCCGTCTAGCGTGTCGGCGTCCATCTGGGTCACTCGCTCGCCGTCGCCCATCGCAAACGGGAGCGTCTCCCAGTCGTCGCAGTTCAGTTCGAGGTTCTTCCGGGCCTTCACGACGTTCTGTTGTATCGGTTCGACGGCCACGGCGCTCGCGCCGACGGTTCCGGCGACGGCGGCGTAGATACCCACGTTCGCTCCGACATCGAGAAACGAATCGTCCGCGGAGACGTGAGACACGATGTCCTCCAGAACTGGGGCCTCGGTGCTGTGCATGTAGCCGATAATCCGGAGTTCGTCCAGCGAAGAGATGTGATACGTGACGGACTCCCCACCGACCTCGAAACTGTACTCGGCTTCGTCCGACGCCACGAAACGTTCAAATCCCATACTCGGCGTAAACAAGTGGGTACATTAAAAACCACTGCGTGTCGGTGAGGCGACACTACTCGGGGAAGTAGCCGAGTTCTCGGAGTCGTTCGGCGACTGCGCCGTCAACGTCTCTCCCGTCGGGTCGGGAAGTCTTCTCTCTCCCTTCGAATCGGGCGTGAATCTCGGCCGGGTCGAGTCGCTTCTCCGTCCACGCGTTCTGGGCGTCACGAACCGTGACGAGAGCGCCCCGGTTTCTCGACGCGACTCGTTTTTCGACCCCTCGCTCGCCGTCCGTGTAGATTGCGCGCCACGGGCCGATGTAGTCGCTCACGTCCGCGTCGAACTGGTCTCTGTCCTCCTCGCGCAACCGATACGTCGAACTGAACACCGGGCCGTCCGTGACGAAGGAACTGCTGTCGGCGGTGCCGTCTACGGTCTCCGCGACGACGCGGGGGAAGTCGGTCAGCGAGACGACTCGCTCTACGACTTCCGATTCGGTCTGGCCCGGATAGCGAACGACGAGGGGAACGTGGGTCAGACACTCGTGGATGCCCCAGTTGTGGTCGGCGAGTCGAACCGCGGGTTCGACTCGACTCCGCTCGCCGAACCCTTCGCCGTGGTCGCTCGTGACGACGACCAGCGTGTCGTCCAGCGCGTTTCGGCGTTTCAGCGTCTCGACTATCTCCCGGACCGCGTGGTCGCTCTGGCGTATGCCGCCGTCGTAGAACGCTTCGAGCGTGTCGAGTTCGCCCCACGCGCGTCCCCCGGCGTACTGCGGAGCGATTGGGTCGCCGTAGACTTCGTTTGCGACGTGGAGCATCGTCGGCGTCGTCCACCGGTCGTACTCGTCTTCGGGCGTGTACGGCCAGTGGGAGTCCATCAGGTTCAGACAAGCGGCCCACGGACCGTCCCGGTCTGCCTGCCAGTCGAGGAACGCTCTGGCGTATCGCTGTGCGGGTTGTCGCGGACCCTCGTCGTCGTCGGGTCTCTCGACCGTCTCGAAACACGCCGAGAGGTTCGAGGACTTGGAGACGATGAGGTTCGGCGTGAACAGACCGGTCGAGTAGCCGTCTCCCTGTAGGGTCTTCCACACCGTCCGGTCTACGTCGATGTTCGCGTCGATTTCGAGCGCCTGATGTTCCTCGATGGTCTCTCCCGTGAACAGACTGACGTGGCTCGTGATGCTGTGGATGCTCGGCGAACGCGCCTGCGTGTACGTCGTCGCGTCCTCGGCGAACGTTTCGAGAAACGGGGTCGTCTCGTTGTCGTGTCCGTACAAACTCACGTTCTCGGCTCTGGTGCTGTCGAGAACGACCAGAAGGACGTTGGGGTTCATCGTGCGTCTCTCTGCCGAGTCCGGCATTAATGTTTTTCCCCTATAATATATGAATCGGAAGTCTCTACTGTGAGTGAATCGGCGCGGCCGTAGTTAAGTCTCCAAGCCGATTCGCCGACGTTCGGTGAGTTTCGCCGGTTGGTCCCGAGTCAGTCATTTCTAATTTTAGTTCTAGCCACCGTTAAGTATTTATTCGAGCTAAGAAAGATGTGACTACTACGACGAACTATGAGCGACGTTGCAAGAGCGGTGTTTCGGGAGCGGGCACCACTCGTCGATTTGGACGAGTTCACGGAGATGATAGTCTCGGAAGTCGTGACCGACGAACTCCTCTCTAGGACCGAAAGTATCTGGCTAATCGGGAGTTTCACGAATCCGGGTAAGGAAATCGACACGAACAAGTTCGAGTGGAGCGACCTCGACGTGTACGTGGCCGTCTCGGATTGGGAGTTCTCGCAGGCCGCGACGAACATGCTCATCGCCGAACCGAGCGAACCGACGCCCAAAGGCGTGCCCACCGAACACGGTCCCGAGAAGTGGGACGACAGGTTGGCAGGTCCGAAGCGGTGGAACTGTAGCGTCACGGAAGCGTGGGAGCAGTTGCCCGAGTGCGCCAGAGAGACGATACGGAAGAGCGCACAGAAGGGGTTCTTCAGAAACCACGAGGAGTTCGAGAACCGGGAAGTGAGATACCTCGACCTCTTCGTCGGAAGCCGTGACCAACTCATGGGCCAACGAGAGCGAGGCCGTCAATCGAGGGCCGACGCGCTCCCCGGTTTCTGCATCTGGGAGAGTGACGAGTAGCGGCGCTGGTAGGCCTATTATTGATTTCTAGTGCTATAATATAAATATAGCAAGGAAAACTTTTTTATATGCATGTGAATTACTATCTTTCGCAATGAGTTCGAAAGAAAGCCCGGACTGGAAGTTCGACTTCACGAACGACGAGCTTGAAGACAAGACGATGAGCAATGCGGATTTCTCGAACACGTCTCTGGAATCCGAAGAAGAGACCACCCTGAACGATTCGCCGTTCTCGAACACCTCCCTGAAGTCCGACGACCCGGACACGACCCGCGCCGCCACCGACTGGGCGAAGACGGGTTCGGACGACGAGAAGACCGTGCGCGCCGCGACCGCCGACTGGTCGAAGACCGACGACGACCCTGAGACGGTTCGCGCCGCGACCGCCGACTGGTCGAAGGCCGACGACCCTGAGACGGTTCGCGCCGCGACCGCCGACTGGTCGAAGGCCGACGACGACCCTGAGACGGTTCGCGCCGCGACCGCCGACTGGTCGAAGACCGACGACGAACCCGAGACCGTGCGCGCCGCGACCGCCGACTGGTCGAAGGCCGACGACGCCTAGAGACGCGGGTCGGAGCGGCAGATTCCGAAGCGTAGAAAGCGAAGGCCCGCGCTCTAGCGGGCGTTCGTAATTTCTCACCGCTGCACGAGCAGTGCCGTCAGGGTCGCAGGTTCGGGCATCGAAGAACTCGCAGTCCGGTCGATTCGAGTGCTAGACTTCCCGTCGGAGACGGGTTTACGCGCTGATTTTCTCTTTGTTGTAGATGTAGAGACCTTGGAGGTACCCCAGCGTGTACGCACACAGTTGCAGGAACCGGAACGCCCACCGGCGCAACGACACTCCTTCAGACGAGTTCAGTTCCCCGAGCGTCGGCCGCTTCGAGAGCAGTTGCCGCCACTTCACCCACGGAGTGTAGTGGTTCCGATACGCCTCCTCCGAGTACTCCTTGACGTAGTGGTCGCCCGTCCCGAAGTACTGGAATCGCTTCAGATTGTCCGCGAGCGTCACCGGATAGCGATGGCGGACCCGGATGGTGCGGTCCATCACGAAACCGGCACCGAGGTCGGTGATTCGCTTGCGCAACAGGTTGTCTTCGGCCACGTCCGCGTAGCGCGATTCGGTGTTGAAACCGCCGATGCTCTCGTACACGTCCTTCCGGTAGACGAGATTCCGACTGTCGGCCTGCCCCGCCCGAAATCGGGACTTGTCCCGATTGCTCTCGTATCTGGTGTACCAGTTCCTGTCGGGCGGGTAGTCCAAGTAGTAGGCACCCTGTATCGCGCCCGGAAACCAGTGTTTCTTGATGGACCGATGTATGGATTCGACCCAGTTGTCCTCGGCAACGCAGTCGGAGTCGATACTGACGATGTACTCGTTTTCCGCCGCCTCGATGCCCGCGTCCCGTTTCCCGGTTATCGTCACCGCGTCCGTCGTGAGGACGCGCAGTGGGTCCCAGTCCATCGACCGGAGTCGCCGCACCGTCTCGCGGTCGTCGGCCGGACAGCAGACGAGACATTCGAACTCGATGTGGTCCTCGGGATACCGCCGATAGAACCGTTCGACCGACTCCCGAATGGAATCGACCATCTCGGCGGTCTGGTCGGGGCGCTTGTACGTCGAGTTCACCACGGACAGCGAGACCGGTCGCTCGTACTCGGCGACCATCGACCGAACGTCGGCGAACGCCTCGGAGTGGAAACTCCACGTGTAAATCGCGGGCAGGTCGCGCACGTCGTCGGCCAACGGTTCCGACGGGATGGTCGTCACGTCCTCAACGGGCGGCCGTATCGGGTCGCCGTCGGCGAATCGAGCGACGACTTCCTCCGACGAGAGGCGTCCGGGGTTCCCCGGACGCCGAGAAGAGCGGGCGCGTCCCGCGGCGAGAAACTCGAGATTGCGGTCACTCGGTCGAGTTGCTCGAAGACCTGCTGGACTTTCCGGCTATCGACCAGCGACCGACCGGAAATCAAGACGACATCCTCCGCGACATCGAGTACCTCGCGGGCCGATTCGAGGACCGCCGCGTCGTCGTACTCGGCGGCGTCAAGCGCCGACCCCTCGTCGGCGAAGTGGACGAACAGGTCGTACGGTTCGTCGCCGTGTTCGTCCACGAGACCCGATAGCATCCGACGATAGAGTTCGTCGGCCCGAGACACCCCGAGTCGGTCTTCGAGGGACGAACTGGGTTCCGAACCGAGAATTACGACTGCTCTATCCATGTATCTCCGGATTTTAACCAAGCCACATAACGCCTACGATTCGTAAGTTAGAAGTGCGAATAGAATTGCCTTGTTATCGTGTTACCGTTCGGGGTTCGGACGCCGAGCCGTCGAGTCGCAGGCCGAACCCGCCGGTGTCGTCCGAGTCGATTCGAGTCATGAGCGCCCACGAGAGACCTATCGCTTATCTGTTGAACAGGTTCGTCGAGACGCGATGGAAGCAGTTCGGGGTCGGAATCGGCCTCCTCGTACTCGCGCTTTTCTTCCAGCGCGTTCCCGCGCTGATTATCGGGGTCGCGCTCGACTCCCTCCTCCTCGACAGAGGGACCTACGCGCTTCCGCTGGTCCCCTCGTCGTGGGTTCCGTCGTCCACCGAGGAGCAGGCACTCCTGACCGTCGGAACGCTCGGAATCGCTATCGTCGCCGAGAGCGCGCTGAAGTGGTACGGGCAACTCGTCTACGAGAAATCGACGCTCGAAACGCTCCACGAGATTCGGACGACGACCTACGCCACCGCGACCGGACTCTCGATGAGTTTCTACGACGAGCGAGAGAAAGGCGACGTGCTGAGCGTCTTAGCCGACGACGTGGACAACCTCAGCGACCTGTTCGCGGGAGTGCGCGATGGCGTTCTCTACGGCGGCGGCATCGTCAGCGCGTTCGCCGCCATGCTCCTGTTGAACTGGAATCTGGCGCTCGTCATCGCCGTCTTGCCGTTCGTCATCGCGGCGCTCGGCCGGGTGTACGCTTCGCTGTTGGAACCCCACCACGACGCGATTCGGGAGACAATCGGCACGATGAAAGGCCGCTTCCGGGACGCTATCGAG
It contains:
- a CDS encoding DUF5783 family protein; translation: MSDFDPEKFEDKYAHYFNELQKAYKDAFNHLNEKYDSELIHAIDQQILNESEPFYEGDGEFRVELPENPTERVQGIVVADEKLEEMLDIYVAEIETELRRVFGFEE
- a CDS encoding glycosyltransferase, which encodes MVTNYEISDSFAEEYRDTEEKQSYPTLSFVIPVNSDPQVEQTVRSILDAGYDNCEIIVAITPTTGETMALLEDLQEETDLLEVYTQEEYRTPGGNRNRGIEEATGDVVVFADSDVTIGPLFPWKVAYLFEYSSVDYLGFSVDLEVQDGEKNLFNWYDKHVRFPVEFYMNYALFCPTLCLAVRDELVEDIQFEPWILSGEDMVFGKLAAYKNYEFGFCDDAVVKHPTRNTFEDIVGVGEKTGRGAYQMYAHLPVDVFETESRLLTAKAYTPRSFEYLSDICDDWDELQTYEKVLIWLVSYIEILARTWGYALQAKDDFKHRVTQ
- a CDS encoding NAD-dependent epimerase/dehydratase family protein gives rise to the protein MSVGDELSSRTVLVTGAGGFFGGHVASRLSSVGAEVHSIHHSEPSQSLPESPHRRYVGDVTDEQFLDTCFREARPEYVYHLAAKTTSRGESAGVVETNVTGTKNVFEKAVEHDAEGVVFTSSAYRYADTRTAKTESHPVAASSLYDASKRSGERLARSYSENEGLSVAVAVPFLVYGPRQTPAGGLIPSAIASALEDESFRVRCTDHVRDPVFVGDAVDALLNATIRLADDDWMLFNVCGGTGMTAGEMVGDIYELVGADARPTYDHAAECEQTASHLVGDPSHAAELLDWKPTTSWRDGLRRTVEAARRESDS
- a CDS encoding NAD-dependent epimerase/dehydratase family protein, with the protein product MSFWRDETVLVTGAAGFVGAHLASDLESRGATVVATDIDTVPAERDLNTESDRLDFEILDVRDRESIESLFADYDFDLVYHLAAESLVGDAKADPTRAFSTNVEGTWNVLDVVRESEGVSDGVVVASSDKAYGPMENPPYTEDTALTPDAPYSVSKMAADRIARTYHTSYDVPVTVTRCSNIYGPGDLNFSRIVPGTIRKYLDDEAPVIRSDGSPTRDYLYIDDAVSAYRTLGRQNRSVAGEAFNFGTGTGTSVLELVSLVGDVMGKDDLEPVVKGTAEGHITHQRVDAEKAEQSLDWRPETSLEDGLGRTAQWYEDRLE
- a CDS encoding sugar phosphate nucleotidyltransferase, translated to MTETEANRKHSDLPVVLLCGGRGRRLRPLTDETPKPLLEIDGNPIVHHIMENFSRHGFDDFVLCLGYKSEAFEQYFGGLAGEYTDGGSVELSSASTFRGVGSNDWDVTLVDTGLETSKSERLLQVRDHIDADRFLLTYGDGLADVNVEQLVEHHEENGTVGTVTGVKAPSSFGVLETDGDSVSAVQEKPLTSKRINVGFFVFETTVFDSLSADRELEQDTLNELADRGELGIYRHDGFFKGVDTRKGLDKVRKISTEKDDLPWLGGEP
- a CDS encoding aldo/keto reductase; protein product: MTRNDLPPIGLGTAGNVGHEQCAETVRMGLEAGYRHVDTAQMYDNEAAVGDGLDAADVPRSEVSVATKVHPENLGYEAVHRSAAESADRLGVDTIDVLYVHWPAGAYHPEETLRAFDELFEEGAIGGVGLCNFTAPLLREALDRLDAPVVAHQVECHPLLPQDRLYAFSRKYDHALVAYAPLAQTMIFDHPAVESIAAERDLTPAQVCLAWLHGREGVVPIPKSTGRDHLEENFASLDVELPPSARQRLDGIEARARVIDPHYAPWK
- a CDS encoding FkbM family methyltransferase; translation: MGFERFVASDEAEYSFEVGGESVTYHISSLDELRIIGYMHSTEAPVLEDIVSHVSADDSFLDVGANVGIYAAVAGTVGASAVAVEPIQQNVVKARKNLELNCDDWETLPFAMGDGERVTQMDADTLDGIDDMASLGEGEVTVPMLDGDEMISRYLDGTPSVLKIDVEGAEGYVIEGLEATLRDDECRRVYLELHEGKIFGDETADSICETLSECGFEVSTLHRRRNEMGSEQSDEKFVVAAK
- a CDS encoding sulfatase, which translates into the protein MNPNVLLVVLDSTRAENVSLYGHDNETTPFLETFAEDATTYTQARSPSIHSITSHVSLFTGETIEEHQALEIDANIDVDRTVWKTLQGDGYSTGLFTPNLIVSKSSNLSACFETVERPDDDEGPRQPAQRYARAFLDWQADRDGPWAACLNLMDSHWPYTPEDEYDRWTTPTMLHVANEVYGDPIAPQYAGGRAWGELDTLEAFYDGGIRQSDHAVREIVETLKRRNALDDTLVVVTSDHGEGFGERSRVEPAVRLADHNWGIHECLTHVPLVVRYPGQTESEVVERVVSLTDFPRVVAETVDGTADSSSFVTDGPVFSSTYRLREEDRDQFDADVSDYIGPWRAIYTDGERGVEKRVASRNRGALVTVRDAQNAWTEKRLDPAEIHARFEGREKTSRPDGRDVDGAVAERLRELGYFPE
- a CDS encoding glycosyltransferase — its product is MTTIPSEPLADDVRDLPAIYTWSFHSEAFADVRSMVAEYERPVSLSVVNSTYKRPDQTAEMVDSIRESVERFYRRYPEDHIEFECLVCCPADDRETVRRLRSMDWDPLRVLTTDAVTITGKRDAGIEAAENEYIVSIDSDCVAEDNWVESIHRSIKKHWFPGAIQGAYYLDYPPDRNWYTRYESNRDKSRFRAGQADSRNLVYRKDVYESIGGFNTESRYADVAEDNLLRKRITDLGAGFVMDRTIRVRHRYPVTLADNLKRFQYFGTGDHYVKEYSEEAYRNHYTPWVKWRQLLSKRPTLGELNSSEGVSLRRWAFRFLQLCAYTLGYLQGLYIYNKEKISA